The following proteins are co-located in the Myxocyprinus asiaticus isolate MX2 ecotype Aquarium Trade chromosome 44, UBuf_Myxa_2, whole genome shotgun sequence genome:
- the LOC127434360 gene encoding organic solute transporter subunit alpha-like produces the protein MDGSNHTLFDPRCRHDPPFAIDVIMQLDIFGIVLFSVLTVMATVSMLVFIEECIYIYKKVPANKKSIIIWVTGAAPVIATTSCLGMWVPRATMFTDMTSTTYFAIVIFKFLILMIEEVGGDDALLQRSEKKSFKISTGPCCCCCPCLPDVAVTRRSLFILKLGSFQFALLKLVLTILSIVLWTNGNFNVGDVAMNGGVIWINCFLGFVLVVALWPVAIMFMHVRVSLRTLKIIPKYAMYQLVLILSQLQSAIINILAINGTIACAPPYTSQARGYLMSQQLLIIEMFIITLVTRILYRRQYDPIPEEDSDESKTALSSEKTVDIA, from the exons ATGGACGGGTCCAATCACACACTTTTTGATCCGAGATGCAGACATGATCCTCCCTTCGCAATCGATGTTATTATGC AGCTGGACATCTTTGGCATAGTTCTCTTCTCTGTGCTTACTGTAATGGCCACAGTGTCCATGCTGGTTTTCATTGAAGAATGCATCTACATCTATAAGAAAGTACCCGCAAACAAGAAAAGTATAATCATATGGGTAACTGGAGCAGCACCG GTCATTGCTACCACGTCTTGTTTGGGCATGTGGGTTCCGAGAGCCACAATGTTCACTGACATGACCTCAACCAC ATACTTTGCAATTGTGATCTTTAAGTTCCTGATTCTTATGATTGAAGAGGTCGGAGGGGACGATGCACTTCTTCAACGCTCTGAGAAAAAGTCATTTAAGATCAGCACAGGaccctgctgctgctgctgcccaTGCCTGCCAGACGTTGCTGTCACACG ACGATCTCTGTTCATATTGAAACTGGGGTCCTTCCAGTTTGCTCTGTTAAAATTGGTCTTGACCATCCTTTCGATTGTCCTCTGGACCAATGGTAACTTTAATGTAGGCGAT GTGGCGATGAATggaggagtcatatggataaacTGTTTTCTAGGCTTTGTCCTTGTTGTTGCACTTTGGCCTGTTGCAATCATGTTCATGCATGTGCGAGTGTCATTACGCACACTTAAAATCATCCCTAAATATGCCATGTATCAG TTGGTGCTGATTCTCAGCCAGCTGCAAAGTGCCATAATCAACATATTGGCAATCAATGGCACTATTGCCTGCGCTCCACCCTACACCTCCCAGGCCCGTGGATACT TGATGAGTCAGCAACTGTTGATCATAGAGATGTTCATCATTACACTAGTGACTCGGATTTTATATAGACGCCAGTATGACCCCATACCAGAAGAGGACAGCGATGAGTCAAAGACTGCCCTTTCCTCAGAAAAAACAGTGGATATTGCCTGA